The Chlorocebus sabaeus isolate Y175 chromosome 1, mChlSab1.0.hap1, whole genome shotgun sequence genome includes a region encoding these proteins:
- the P2RY6 gene encoding P2Y purinoceptor 6 codes for MEWDNGTGQALGLPPTTCVYRENFKRLLLPPVYSAVLAAGLPLNVCVITQICTSRRALTRTAVYTLNLALADLLYACSLPLLIYNYAQGDHWPFGDFACRLVRFLFYANLHGSILFLTCISFQRYLGICHPLAPWHKRGGRRAAWLVCVAVWLAVTTQSLPTAVFAATGIQRNRTVCYDLSPPALATRYMPYGMALTVIGFLLPFAALLACYCLLARRLCRQDGPAEPVAQERRGKAARMAVVVAAAFAISFLPFHITKTAYLAVRSTPGVPCSVLEAFAAAYKGTRPFASANSVLDPILFYFTQKKFRRRPHELLQKLTAKWQRQGR; via the coding sequence ATGGAGTGGGACAATGGCACAGGACAGGCTCTGGGCTTGCCACCCACCACCTGTGTCTACCGCGAGAACTTCAAGCGACTGCTGCTGCCACCTGTGTATTCGGCGGTGCTGGCGGCTGGCCTGCCGCTGAACGTCTGTGTCATTACCCAGATCTGCACGTCCCGCAGGGCCCTGACTCGCACGGCTGTGTATACCCTAAACCTCGCCCTGGCCGACCTACTGTATGCCTGCTCCCTGCCCCTGCTCATCTACAACTATGCCCAAGGTGACCACTGGCCCTTTGGCGACTTCGCCTGCCGCCTGGTCCGCTTCCTCTTCTATGCCAATCTGCATGGCAGCATCCTCTTCCTCACCTGCATCAGCTTCCAGCGCTACCTGGGCATCTGCCACCCGCTGGCCCCCTGGCACAAACGTGGGGGCCGCCGGGCCGCCTGGCTAGTGTGTGTAGCCGTGTGGCTGGCTGTGACAACCCAGTCCCTGCCCACAGCCGTCTTTGCTGCCACAGGCATCCAGCGTAACCGCACCGTCTGCTATGACCTCAGCCCGCCTGCCCTGGCCACCCGCTATATGCCCTATGGTATGGCTCTCACTGTCATCGGCTTCCTGCTGCCCTTTGCTGCCCTGCTGGCCTGCTACTGTCTCCTGGCCCGCCGCTTGTGCCGCCAGGATGGCCCAGCAGAGCCTGTGGCCCAGGAGCGGCGTGGCAAGGCAGCCCGCATGGCGGTGGTGGTGGCCGCTGCCTTTGCCATCAGCTTCCTGCCTTTCCACATCACCAAGACAGCCTACCTGGCAGTGCGCTCAACGCCAGGCGTCCCCTGCTCTGTGTTGGAGGCCTTTGCGGCGGCCTATAAAGGCACACGGCCGTTCGCCAGCGCCAACAGCGTGCTGGACCCCATCCTCTTCTACTTCACCCAGAAGAAGTTCCGCCGACGACCACATGAGCTCCTACAGAAACTCACAGCCAAATGGCAGAGGCAGGGTCGCTAA